TGATTTCCCATTTGGAAGAAATCCAAGCCATAGAAAAAGAACAAGCAAGACTCAAATCATTACTTTGGGTTTATGTACTCGCATTCGTTTTGTTCACTGGATTTTTAGGTTTGATCCTACTCCGCCAAAGAAAGGCAATCAGAGACATCAACCAGATGCTCAGGAACTAAAAAGGAATCGATTTTTTGTCATCATTTTGTATTCTTTTTGTAACGAACCCATGTTACGTTGAAACATATTCATGAAAATATTGATTGTAGATGACGAAGAAGACATTGCTGGTCTCATCCAATTTCATTTGGAGGAAGAAGGTTTCCAAACTGAAGTATGCCATAACGGTATGGAAGTCCTCCCTCGTTTAGAAAAAAACCTACCAGATGGTATCATCTTAGATTTGATGTTACCAGGCATTGGAGGTATGGATCTTTGTCGACGTATCAAAGAAAAATACCCGCAAATCCCCATACTTATGGTCACAGCAAAAACAGGTGAAACGGATGTCGTATTAGGACTCGAGTTAGGAGCTGATGATTATATTCGTAAACCTTTTAACATTCGAGAACTGGTAGCGCGTGTTCGAACTGTTACACGTAGGACCACTGATCCAAGCCAAGAGGTCCAAGGAACAATTACCACGGGCAAAATTCAAATTAACCCAACTGCACATAAAGTATTTGTAGAAGGGACAGAAATTGATTTAACACTTATTGAATTTAAACTTTTACAACTGTTTGCTGGTAATCCTGGAGTTGCATTTTCAAGAGACAAACTATTAGATCGAATTTGGGGCAAAGATGTTTTTGTTACAGATCGCACTGTTGATGTCAATATCAAACGATTAAGAGACAAACTACTCTCAGAAAAAGAACGACTCGAAAC
The sequence above is a segment of the Leptospira sp. WS39.C2 genome. Coding sequences within it:
- a CDS encoding response regulator — translated: MKILIVDDEEDIAGLIQFHLEEEGFQTEVCHNGMEVLPRLEKNLPDGIILDLMLPGIGGMDLCRRIKEKYPQIPILMVTAKTGETDVVLGLELGADDYIRKPFNIRELVARVRTVTRRTTDPSQEVQGTITTGKIQINPTAHKVFVEGTEIDLTLIEFKLLQLFAGNPGVAFSRDKLLDRIWGKDVFVTDRTVDVNIKRLRDKLLSEKERLETIRGVGYRFRDA